One window of Cucurbita pepo subsp. pepo cultivar mu-cu-16 chromosome LG19, ASM280686v2, whole genome shotgun sequence genomic DNA carries:
- the LOC111781609 gene encoding histone acetyltransferase GCN5-like, with translation MDTHSAYLTGTNRSRSSQTPSPSHSASASATSSIHKRKLASEDHVPPFPPSFSPSFPSASATSRSSQSISARGGGADSDSDDDSDDAVVEDDEDDFDNDSSMRNFTAARLENSGAAGSASASASASAARTTKIKSNATVKIENSNISKDGVTAGGTNAAGPTVGTTGNSVSGIVVKEDTSKIFADSIQTSGAYISREESLKREEEALLLKFVCLSNDGVDEHMVWLIGLKNIFARQLPNMPKEYIVRLVMDRNHKSVMVIRRNHVVGGITYRPYVSQKFGEIAFCAITADEQVKGYGTRLMNHLKQHARDVDGLTHFLTYADNNAVGYFTKQGFTKEIHLEKDRWQGYIKDYDGGILMECKIDPKLPYTDLSTMIRRQRQAIDEKIRELSNCHIVYPGLDLQKKEPGVPKRSVKVEEIPGLKEAGWTPDQWGFSRYRALNSADGISNQKHLTAFMRSLLKSMHDHVDAWPFKEPVDSRDVPDYYEIIKDPVDLKTMAKRVESEQYYVTFEMFVADVRRMFGNARTYNAPETIYYKCATRLEAHFQSRLQSGLQSANKVQP, from the exons ATGGATACGCACTCCGCTTACCTCACTGGTACGAATCGTTCCCGTAGTTCTCAAACCCCTTCCCCCTCCCACTccgcctccgcctccgccACCTCCTCCATCCACAAGCGCAAATTGGCCTCCGAGGACCACGTCCCTCCTTTCCCTCCAtccttttctccttcctttcCCTCCGCCTCCGCCACCTCCCGTAGTTCTCAAAGCATATCTGCTCGCGGCGGTGGCGCTGACTCCGACTCGGACGACGATTCCGATGATGCTGTCGTCGAGGACGACGAGGATGACTTTGACAATGATTCCTCCATGCGCAACTTCACTGCTGCTAGACTTGAGAACAGCGGTGCTGCCGGTTCTGCTTCCGCCTCTGCTTCGGCTTCTGCTGCGCGTACAACCAAGATCAAGTCGAATGCAACGGTGAAGATCGAGAATTCGAATATCAGCAAGGATGGAGTCACGGCTGGTGGAACCAATGCGGCGGGTCCAACAGTGGGGACAACAGGAAATTCTGTGTCCGGGATTGTAGTGAAGGAAGACACTTCGAAAATTTTCGCCGACAGTATACAGACTAGTGGTGCCTATATTTCCAGAGAAGAGAGCTTGAAGAGAGAG GAGGAAGCATTGTTACTCAAATTTGTATGCCTTTCGAATGACGGTGTTGATGAGCATATggtttg GTTAATTGGACTGAAGAATATTTTCGCCCGACAACTACCTAACATGCCCAAGGAATACATTGTTCGTCTTGTTATGGACAG AAACCACAAGTCGGTGATGGTTATAAGACGAAATCATGTTGTTGGTGGCATCACGTATCGCCCATATGTCAG TCAAAAATTTGGCGAGATAGCCTTTTGTGCAATTACAGCTGATGAGCAAGTAAAAGGATACGGTACCAGATTGATGAATCACTTAAAGCAGCATGCACGTGATGTTGATGGCCTAACTCATTTCCTCACATATGCGGACAATAATGCCGTTGGCTACTTTACCAAGCAG GGGTTCACGAAAGAAATCCACCTGGAGAAGGACCGGTGGCAGGG GTACATTAAAGACTATGATGGAGGAATTCTTATGGAATGCAAAATCGATCCAAAACTTCCATACACTGATTTGTCTACAATGATTCGCCGTCAGAGGCAG GCAATTGATGAGAAGATAAGAGAGCTTTCGAACTGCCACATTGTTTATCCTGGACTTGATTTACAAAAG AAGGAGCCAGGAGTTCCCAAAAGATCCGTCAAAGTTGAGGAAATCCCGGGTTTGA AGGAGGCTGGATGGACGCCTGATCAATGGGGCTTCTCACGTTACAGAGCCTTAAACTCTGCTGACGGGATCTCAAATCAAAAGCATTTGACTGCGTTCATGCGCTCACTTCTCAAG TCAATGCATGACCATGTTGACGCTTGGCCATTCAAGGAACCGGTGGATTCTCGTGACGTACCTGATTATTATGAAATCATTAAGGATCCAGTGG ATCTAAAAACGATGGCTAAAAGGGTGGAGTCAGAACAATATTACGTTACTTTCGAGATGTTTGTCGCAGATGTGAGAAGAATGTTTGGTAATGCGCGCACGTACAATGCTCCCGAGACTATTTACTATAAATGTGCAACAAG GCTAGAAGCACATTTTCAAAGCAGGCTTCAATCAGGTCTACAATCTGCCAACAAAGTTCAACCATGA
- the LOC111781610 gene encoding uncharacterized protein LOC111781610, which translates to MSATLLSYCNPRLACNYGRMNTERTAFGHLRPIGRRSNGYRKLTVFSVTEGSAKSSESEETIPSWAKPDSEEPPPWAREEGKETGSQLGFQVPFYVYLLASSITAIAAIGSVFEYVNQKPVFGIINSDSIFYAPLLGFFAFTGIPTAGFLWFKSVEVANKEAEDQDRRDGYL; encoded by the exons ATGTCTGCGACACTATTGTCTTATTGCAATCCAAGGTTAGCTTGTAATTACGGGAGGATGAATACGGAACGCACTGCATTCGGACACTTGCGGCCTATTGGAAGGAGAAGCAATGGGTATCGCAAGCTTACTGTGTTTTCCGTTACTGAAGGGTCTGCAAAATCGAGCGAGTCTGAAGAAACAATCCCTTCCTGGGCTAAACCTGATTCGGAGGAGCCTCCTCCTTGGGCAAGGGAGGAAGGCAAAGAAACTGGATCCCAACTGGGATTTCAGGTCCCTTTCTACGTTTACTTACTCGCCTCATCTATCACTGCAATTGCCGCT ATAGGCTCAGTATTTGAGTACGTCAACCAGAAGCCTGTGTTTGGAATCATAAACTCAGACAGCATATTTTACGCTCCATTGCTTGGATTTTTCGCATTTACGGGCATTCCCACTGCT GGATTCCTTTGGTTCAAATCTGTGGAAGTTGCCAATAAGGAAGCTGAGGATCAAGACAGAAGGGATGGTTACTTGTAG
- the LOC111781986 gene encoding DNA polymerase eta, which yields MPVAKPESSDARIIAHVDMDCFYVQVEQRKQPHLRGVPTAVVQYNAWKGGGLIAVGYEARKFGVKRSMRGDEAKKICPQIQLVQVPVARGKADLKTYRDAGSEVVRILSKKGRCERASIDEVYLDLTDAAEAMLVETPPESMEAIDVEALKSHVLGLDQTEQSDSQECVRMWLTKSDSDYRDKLLACGTLIVAELRMQVLKETEFTCSAGISHNKMLAKLASAMNKPAQQTVVPHSCVKGLLDSLPIKKMKQLGGKLGSSLESDLGVNTVGDLLRFPEQKLQERYGFNTGTWLWNIARGISGEEVQCRLLPKSHGSGKSFPGPQALRTISSVQHWLTELSEELSERLCSDLDQNRRMAHTLTLHASAYELSDSDPHKKFPSKSCPLRYGAAKIQEDALNLFKAGLRDYLGSYRANSQRDLNSGWRITSLSVSASKIMAIPSGTCSITKYLHSQHSYCASSDKPQGNDTQETALLSVMDSSEAHDEYTGEETKIENGHLGCTDYSVNSSEALDKFTGEETEVKNATDRSNWDQEECERGLWKDEVMDPCCSSKEFEKDGVVQEATRLPLAASESKLCSGPNKSEFPIITLEEQKSKKTRIMSPLCTKRNKSKDKGTASILRFFKPDLSSTSRNQEHSESIQDGLSPADGHTSELRLSDNREVGGERWNYNVDEIDISVIDELPPEIQKEVWCWIRPRKRSNTVNRGSTISRYFLPSKSS from the exons ATGCCAGTAGCGAAGCCGGAGTCATCAGATGCCAGAATCATCGCTCACGTCGATATGGACTGCTTCTACGTTCAAG TTGAGCAACGGAAGCAGCCACATTTAAGGGGTGTACCTACTGCTGTGGTTCAATATAACGCATGGAAAGGTGGTGGCTTGATTGCTGTCGGCTATGAAGCACGCAAATTTGGTGTGAAGCG ATCAATGCGAGGGGATGAGGCAAAGAAAATCTGCCCTCAAATTCAGCTTGTTCAAGTTCCTGTGGCACGCGGTAAAGCAGACCTCAAGACATACCGGGATGCAGGTTCAGAG gTTGTTCGTATTCTTTCAAAGAAGGGAAGGTGTGAGAGAGCATCGATTGATGAAGTATATCTTGACCTAACTGATGCCGCCGAAGCAATGTTAGTTGAAACTCCTCCGGAGAGCATGGAGGCTATTGATGTTGAGGCTCTAAAGTCTCATGTTTTAGGTCTTGATCAAACG GAACAAAGTGATAGCCAAGAATGTGTAAGGATGTGGCTTACGAAGAGTGATTCAGATTATCGTGATAAGCTGTTGGCTTGTGGAACTCTCATTGTTGCTGAACTGAGGATGCAAGTGTTGAAAGAGACCGAGTTTACTTGTTCTGCTGGAATTTCTCATAACAAG ATGCTGGCTAAACTTGCGAGTGCCATGAATAAACCTGCTCAACAGACTGTTGTGCCCCACTCCTGCGTGAAAGGCTTGCTTGATTCCctaccaataaaaaaaat GAAACAACTTGGTGGAAAGCTAGGGAGTTCTTTAGAAAGTGACCTTGGTGTGAACACTGTTGGAGATCTGTTGAGGTTTCCAGAGCAGAAGCTACAAGAACGTTATGGATTTAATACTGg tacttGGTTATGGAATATTGCCAGAGGAATCAGTGGGGAAGAAGTACAATGTCGCCTTCTTCCCAAAAGCCATGGTTCTGGGAAGAGTTTTCCTGGCCCCCAAGCTCTGAGAACAATTTCTTCA GTTCAGCACTGGCTAACTGAACTTTCTGAAGAACTGAGTGAGCGTCTTTGTTCTGATTTAGATCAGAATAGGCGGATGGCTCACACCCTTACCCTTCATGCTAGTGCATATGAG TTGAGCGACTCAGATCCACATAAGAAGTTCCCTTCCAAGTCTTGTCCCTTAAGATATGGTGCTGCTAAAATTCAGGAGGATGCACTAAACTTATTTAAGGCTGGATTGCGGGATTATTTAGGCTCTTACAGAGCTAACAGCCAGAGAGATCTAAACAGTGGATGGCGAATAACTTCTCTTTCTGTCTCAGCAAGTAAAATTATGGCCATACCGTCT GGAACGTGTTCAATTACAAAATACTTGCATAGCCAGCATTCGTATTGCGCATCATCTGACAAACCCCAGGGTAATGATACACAAGAAACTGCTTTGCTTTCAG TTATGGACTCAAGTGAAGCTCATGATGAATACACTGGAGAAGAAACCAAGATTGAGAACGGTCATTTAGGTTGTACAGATTATTCAGTGAACTCAAGTGAGGCTCTTGATAAATTCACTGGAGAAGAAACAGAGGTTAAGAACGCTACAGATAGAAGCAATTGGGATCAAGAGGAGTGTGAAAGGGGTTTGTGGAAAGATGAAGTCATG GATCCATGCTGTTCTTCCAAAGAGTTTGAAAAAGATGGTGTTGTTCAAGAAGCAACCCGACTTCCCTTAGCCGCCTCAG AAAGCAAGTTATGTTCGGGCCCAAATAAAAGTGAGTTCCCAATAATTACATTAGAAGAGCAGAAGTCCAAGAAGACAAGAATTATGTCTCCGCTGTGTACGAAAAGGAACAAATCAAAAGACAAG GGCACAGCTTCAATCTTGAGATTCTTTAAGCCTGATCTCTCTTCCACATCGAGGAATCAGGAACATTCTGAAAGCATCCAAGATGGCTTATCACCTGCCG ATGGACACACTAGCGAATTAAGACTGTCCGACAATAGGGAAGTAGGAGGTGAAAGATGGAATTATAATGTTGACGAAATTGATATTTCAGTGATTGACGAGTTGCCGCCTGAAATTCAGAAAGAAGTATGGTGTTGGATCAGGCCTCGCAAGCGATCCAATACAGTGAATCGAGGTTCCACCATTTCTCGTTACTTTCTACCTTCCAAGAGTAGTTGA
- the LOC111781816 gene encoding phosphatidate cytidylyltransferase, mitochondrial, which translates to MKNVEDTGLMDFLKVLPPVEFCCMYGSTLHPNNHDKSKMVDLILGVSDPQKWHEKNIQLNKDHYASWMVYFGGGKLVTEVADEIGVGVHFNPYVTWNKKMLKYGVVRMHDLIQDILYWKTFYLSGRLQKPVNILVDSLDVRQLNSVNLRSAVSAALLLLPPEFTEVDLYAKICSLSYMGDLRMLFAEDRDKVIKIVRGQFQLFQSMYQPSLEQYKAKELLQFSSPGSHQANIYQDCGLAATEFLVSSLPTTVRNTMGIKLGEKRSLSGSGGVTNQVLIRSRKEAVDCMQGALRRKVMVSSARQAVSGLLAVGGVKAAKYLASKMCKAWRSWR; encoded by the exons ATGAAGAATGTGGAAGACACCGGGCTTATGGATTTTCTCAAAGTTCTTCCTCCAGTGGAGTTCTGCTGCATGTATGGTTCGACTCTGCATCCAAACAATCACGACAAG TCAAAAATGGTTGACCTTATTCTTGGCGTTTCTGATCCTCAAAAATGGCACGAGAAG AACATTCAATTAAACAAAGATCACTATGCCTCATGGATGGTGTACTTTGGAGGGGGGAAACTG GTTACTGAAGTTGCAGATGAAATTGGAGTTGGAGTACATTTTAATCCGTATGTTACGTGGAATAAGAAG ATGCTTAAGTATGGGGTTGTGCGGATGCATGATTTGATACAGGACATACTATATTGGAAGACATTCTACCTCAGTGGCCGTTTGCAGAAGCCG GTTAATATACTAGTGGATTCACTGGATGTTCGACAGCTGAACTCTGTGAATCTGAGGTCTGCAGTATCTGCAGCTCTCCTTCTTCTGCCACCTGAGTTTACTGAG GTTGACTTGTATGCCAAAATATGCAGCCTTTCGTATATGGGTGATTTGCGTATGCTTTTTGCAGAGGACAGGGATAAG GTCATCAAAATAGTTCGAGGGCAATTCCAGCTGTTCCAGTCAATGTACCAACCCAGTCTTGAACAGTACAAAGCAAAGGAGTTGTTGCAATTCTCATCGCCTGGAAGTCACCAGGCAAATATATATCag GATTGTGGATTAGCAGCAACGGAGTTTTTGGTTTCATCTTTGCCAACGACGGTCCGGAACACAATGGGGATAAAACTTGGCGAGAAGAGAAGTCTGAGTGGATCTG GTGGAGTCACAAACCAAGTGTTAATCCGGTCGAGAAAAGAGGCAGTAGATTGCATGCAGGGGGCTTTGAGGCGAAAGGTGATGGTTTCAAGCGCAAGACAGGCGGTGTCCGGTCTATTGGCTGTAGGTGGTGTTAAGGCTGCCAAGTATCTTGCAAGTAAAATGTGCAAGGCTTGGAGATCCTGGAGATGA